The genomic segment ACCCAACCCGCGAAAAGCAATGCGCACAAACACAACCCTGTCACAACAATTTTTCGTTTCATCGAAAGCTCCTTCTTGAAAATGGTTTTTCTGGCGACCGTCTTTCTCAGTACTGTGGACATTTTGAGAGGATCACACTCATGTCAGAACACTTTTGCCTACGAAAGCACAATCGGTATGCGGATGACGCGCGTGACGCGGATTTTCGCGGATTTTTTTTCAGCATGGATCCGCGTTGATCCACTGCCTCCGCGTCATCCGCGTACCTCTGCGCACTTACTTTGAAATAGCTTCTCCCTAAAGCCTATTTTCTCCCACAAGAAACATACACAACATTGCTGTTTGCAGTTCGTTTATTTTTTATGGGTGGCTGGCGAATGATGTTTGCCAGGTCAACGTTGCGGCTGCTGTGTTAGCACGCCGCACCAAATTAATCGAGTTTCGGCGCTCCGTATCAATATGGCGGGGTGCCGGGGTGACAGGCAAGCCGGTGTGAGTTTGTCGCTATCGTCCAATACGTGGTTCTTCAAGCCCGCGCTAACGGCCCCGTATTCGTGCCAGCAACGCCAGCGCTATTGCCTTCCGGCACGGTTTTTCGCTACATGGCACCGGCATTTACGCTGCATCCAGCGGCGCAACAATGAAGTGAAGAGTGTGCGTAATTCAGCAGGCCGCGAATCTGGCTCCGTAGGATCCCAATGTTTATAGAACCCACGTGGTTATTGCTCCCAAGCTCCGTAGGAGCGACATCTGATACATGCCGCTCCTACGGAGCTTGGGAGTAGCGGCTCAACGAAGCTATAAACATGCCGCGCCGCTGGCGCTAAAACCGTTGAAAACACAGGCCGTGAATTACGCACAGGCTTCAATGAAGTAACCCGCGCTGAATCAAAGCCCAACAAGCAAAGCGTTCCACTATGAAACATCTCTTTCGATTGGCAATCGTGGCATCGTTCTTGGCGCTGCCGGTTTCTTTGCCGGCGCAGACCGCCGCCCAGACGACCAAGCTCAACGTCCTGTTTCTATTCGCCGATGATATGCGCGCCGACACCATCGCCGCCTGGGGCAATCCGCACATCAAAACGCCGAACCTCGATGCCTTGGTGCGGCGCGGCTTCAGCTTGCGCGGCAATTATGTCTTCGGCGGCAACAACGGCGCGGTCTGTGTGCCCAGCCGGGCGATGCTGATGAGCGGCAAGACGTGGTTTCAGATTGATGCCCCGACGCTGAATGGTGTGCGCCTGCTGCCGGAACTCTTGGGCGAAAACGGCTATGTCACCTTTGGCACGGGCAAGTGGCACAATGGGCAGCCGTCGTGGCTGCGCGCCTTTCAGCGCGGCAAGACCATTATGTTTGGCGGCATGTCCGATCACACCAAGGTGCCGGTGCGCGATCTTGGCCCCGACGGCAAGCTGACGGCGGAGCGCGTGGGGGCGAAATTTTCGAGCGAACTCTTCGCCGATTCCGCCATTGAGTTTTTGCAAAACCATGACGGCAAAAAGCCCTTCTTTGCCTATGTCGCCTTCACCGCGCCGCACGATCCGCGCCAGCCGCCGCTCAGTTACCGCGAGTTGTACTATCGCAGCCTGCCGCCGTTGCCGCCGAATTTTTTGCCGCAATTACCTTTCGACAACGGGATGGTGAAAGACCTGCGCGATGAAAATCTGGCCGCGTGGCCGCGCACCGAAAAGGTGATTCGCGCTCAACTGGCCGAGTATTACGGGTTGATCACGCACATGGACGAACAGATCGGGCGCATTCTGGACGCGCTGCAAAAATCCGGGCAGGCCGAGAACACGCTCATCCTCTTTGCCGCCGATAACGGCCTGGCGCTGGGCAGCCACGGTTTGCTGGGCAAACAGAATGTCTTTGAGCACAGCATGCGCACGCCGCTGATTATCGCGGGCCCTGGCCTTCCCAAAGGCAAAACGACGCGGGCCTTCACCTATCTGTTCGACATTTTCCCGACGCTG from the Acidobacteriota bacterium genome contains:
- a CDS encoding sulfatase-like hydrolase/transferase; translated protein: MKHLFRLAIVASFLALPVSLPAQTAAQTTKLNVLFLFADDMRADTIAAWGNPHIKTPNLDALVRRGFSLRGNYVFGGNNGAVCVPSRAMLMSGKTWFQIDAPTLNGVRLLPELLGENGYVTFGTGKWHNGQPSWLRAFQRGKTIMFGGMSDHTKVPVRDLGPDGKLTAERVGAKFSSELFADSAIEFLQNHDGKKPFFAYVAFTAPHDPRQPPLSYRELYYRSLPPLPPNFLPQLPFDNGMVKDLRDENLAAWPRTEKVIRAQLAEYYGLITHMDEQIGRILDALQKSGQAENTLILFAADNGLALGSHGLLGKQNVFEHSMRTPLIIAGPGLPKGKTTRAFTYLFDIFPTLCDVLGVAAPTDLAGESLRPLWEGKKPRVRDSVFLPFLDIQRAVRDERWKLIAYPKIGHLQLFDLQTDPHETRNLIERPENAPHVARLRALMKQWQTRVGDMLAVPAENKPPAKIDLTGQPRQPDQWQPDWIVKKYFGAEQ